The following proteins are encoded in a genomic region of Sorangiineae bacterium MSr12523:
- a CDS encoding serine/threonine protein kinase has translation MRVPGDLAQALRLEKELFAGRFAIEAEAGVGGMGVVYRAFDHVREESVALKILHRTDPATLHRFNAEVSALEDLRHPGVVQYVAHGVDAEGDAYLAMEWIAGETLHARLREGPLSIRDTAALGCHLASALEAMHAIGIIHCDIKPLNVLLPSGNWHEAKLVDFGLAQSRKSGRVDREDVMVDTLSARTVLGTPGYMAPEQARGARILDGRADLFSLGCLLFRCLTGVEAFEETPEFNAFARMVLLDSPRASEFRTDVPPSMDDLVARLLATEPEKRPESAATVRMELERIIAHHDWPKPAVSNATPTLESAPDVLFGRYILQDRLSDKSGSFRVRDSLLDRNVVLEVFAGTRERGAIDELLAKARAVAGVSHPNVTVIYDVGERARVPFVASEHLSGKSLRRYIDDPCIDRARRVRWLGAIARGLAALHRAGVVHGEVNPDNVIIADVQTDNPLEDVVKIVNVRFENIEIATDKVGSKYIAPERSRGRPVDAAVDQFAWAVMAFEFITGRYPWADTPFFQVGAAMVNFGPEWAQVPRGVAAVVRRALREERSERFPTMEALLEELEASTRQEPAGIASDLTGAIQQYIEEERPKPSASGMVVPRGKSQQSEVRSSLKTERLRLAVLFGVTIAFVVATGEGILRSGSDAGKSKTSTVSFEQAPVPRVTGMSPETWAAQTVVLKGPLPVASVETKENNSNDGAAPSASDDSAIARRGRTPRHTEKSESGRQERARRVAPDAEPAPIPSLPAPNLPDAYEPTKDTRQ, from the coding sequence ATGCGTGTCCCTGGCGACCTCGCGCAGGCCCTTCGATTGGAAAAGGAGCTATTTGCCGGCCGATTCGCCATCGAGGCGGAGGCCGGCGTTGGCGGCATGGGGGTCGTGTACCGGGCGTTCGACCACGTTCGCGAAGAATCCGTGGCGCTCAAGATTCTTCACCGTACGGATCCGGCGACGCTGCATCGCTTCAACGCGGAGGTCAGCGCGCTCGAAGATCTTCGACACCCTGGCGTCGTTCAATACGTTGCACACGGCGTCGATGCGGAGGGGGACGCCTATTTGGCCATGGAGTGGATTGCGGGTGAAACGCTGCATGCGCGACTGCGCGAAGGCCCGCTCTCGATTCGCGACACCGCGGCCCTTGGTTGCCACCTTGCGAGCGCGCTCGAAGCGATGCACGCGATTGGGATCATTCATTGTGACATAAAGCCGCTCAATGTTTTATTGCCATCCGGCAATTGGCACGAGGCCAAGCTCGTCGATTTTGGCTTGGCGCAATCGCGCAAGTCGGGTCGCGTGGATCGAGAAGATGTCATGGTGGATACGCTGTCGGCGCGAACCGTTCTGGGGACGCCCGGCTACATGGCACCGGAACAGGCACGTGGTGCTCGCATTCTCGACGGCCGTGCGGACCTCTTTTCCCTGGGCTGCCTGCTCTTTCGGTGTTTGACCGGGGTGGAAGCATTCGAGGAAACACCCGAGTTCAACGCGTTTGCGCGAATGGTGCTTCTCGATTCGCCGCGAGCATCCGAATTTCGGACCGACGTTCCGCCTTCGATGGACGATCTGGTCGCCCGTCTGCTCGCCACGGAGCCCGAAAAGCGGCCCGAGAGCGCGGCGACGGTGCGGATGGAGCTCGAACGCATCATCGCCCATCATGATTGGCCGAAGCCCGCCGTATCGAACGCAACCCCGACTTTGGAATCCGCCCCCGACGTTCTCTTCGGCCGCTACATTCTCCAGGATCGGCTGTCGGACAAATCGGGATCGTTTCGTGTGCGGGATTCCCTTCTCGATCGGAACGTGGTGCTCGAAGTGTTTGCCGGTACCCGGGAACGGGGTGCCATCGACGAATTGCTCGCGAAGGCCCGGGCCGTGGCGGGCGTGAGCCATCCGAACGTAACTGTGATTTACGACGTCGGGGAGCGTGCTCGCGTTCCATTCGTCGCAAGCGAACATCTTTCGGGTAAATCCCTGCGAAGGTACATCGATGATCCTTGCATCGATCGGGCTCGAAGGGTCCGATGGCTCGGTGCCATTGCGCGCGGTCTTGCGGCATTGCATCGCGCCGGGGTGGTTCACGGCGAAGTGAATCCCGACAACGTGATCATTGCGGATGTGCAGACGGACAATCCGCTCGAAGACGTCGTCAAGATTGTAAACGTCCGATTCGAGAACATCGAAATCGCAACGGACAAAGTCGGATCCAAGTACATCGCGCCGGAGCGAAGCCGAGGAAGACCCGTTGACGCTGCAGTCGATCAATTTGCTTGGGCGGTGATGGCGTTCGAGTTCATCACCGGTCGGTATCCCTGGGCCGATACACCTTTTTTCCAAGTTGGCGCGGCCATGGTGAACTTCGGCCCCGAGTGGGCGCAGGTCCCTCGCGGGGTTGCGGCGGTCGTTCGCAGAGCCCTTCGAGAGGAGCGCAGCGAACGATTCCCTACGATGGAGGCCCTGCTCGAGGAGCTGGAGGCGAGCACCAGGCAGGAGCCAGCGGGCATCGCTTCGGATTTGACGGGGGCCATTCAGCAATACATCGAGGAAGAACGGCCGAAGCCGAGCGCCTCCGGCATGGTCGTGCCGCGCGGCAAATCGCAGCAAAGCGAGGTTCGGTCCTCGCTGAAAACGGAGCGTCTGCGATTGGCCGTTCTTTTCGGAGTGACGATTGCCTTCGTCGTTGCGACCGGAGAAGGCATTCTGCGGTCGGGCTCCGACGCGGGCAAATCGAAGACTTCGACTGTCTCGTTCGAACAGGCGCCGGTGCCCCGCGTGACCGGCATGTCGCCGGAAACTTGGGCAGCCCAGACGGTGGTGTTGAAAGGGCCTTTGCCCGTCGCGAGCGTCGAAACGAAAGAGAACAATTCGAACGATGGAGCCGCACCGTCGGCCTCGGACGACTCGGCGATCGCGCGCCGTGGACGCACTCCTCGCCACACGGAGAAAAGCGAATCGGGTCGCCAAGAGCGCGCGCGGCGCGTCGCCCCCGATGCGGAGCCGGCGCCGATACCGTCGTTGCCAGCTCCGAATTTGCCGGACGCGTACGAACCGACGAAAGACACGCGACAATAA
- a CDS encoding DUF2236 domain-containing protein, protein MVTDQELDVLRMRTDDVLDPLMQALAPGDVGQMLGALFRTDRIPADDPRFRELLEALPIVPLENAALVEAGQRVFELYGPEVLLILGCYGLPAAYAAANGVQVIHRARRLEDDTQRRLCETAQMLINAMTPGGLAHGGIGYRSAIKVRIMHALIRQHVRSKEWSTAEYGEPINQEDLAGTLLTFSLLVLDGLRKIGAHLSQEEERGYLETWHHLALVLGIDARLASRSLDEAKALAELIGRRQFRPSPEGRRLMHDLMVVSEGLFPIPGYGTSLMHFFLDESVFGINLAETLDLPPANWTRVLVRARAAQKQVIFRWLNRVPGARARRRVVSSYFAQKLILWKRPDKQSPFEVPPDLLQRWRLTAPKM, encoded by the coding sequence ATGGTGACCGACCAAGAACTCGATGTTTTGCGCATGCGGACGGACGATGTGCTCGATCCGCTGATGCAGGCGCTGGCCCCCGGCGATGTGGGGCAGATGCTCGGTGCCTTGTTTCGGACGGACCGCATTCCGGCCGACGATCCGCGATTTCGGGAATTGCTCGAAGCGCTGCCCATCGTGCCCTTGGAGAATGCTGCGTTGGTGGAGGCCGGGCAGCGCGTGTTCGAGCTGTATGGGCCGGAGGTTCTTCTCATCCTGGGCTGCTATGGATTGCCCGCAGCGTATGCGGCGGCCAATGGCGTGCAGGTCATTCACCGCGCGCGCCGTCTGGAGGACGATACACAACGCCGCCTCTGCGAAACCGCGCAAATGCTCATCAATGCGATGACGCCAGGCGGCCTCGCACACGGCGGCATCGGATACCGATCCGCGATCAAGGTGCGCATCATGCATGCGCTCATTCGGCAACATGTTCGCTCCAAGGAGTGGTCGACAGCCGAGTACGGGGAACCGATCAACCAGGAGGACTTGGCCGGTACCCTTTTGACCTTCTCGTTGCTGGTGTTGGACGGGCTCCGCAAGATCGGGGCGCATCTGTCGCAGGAGGAGGAAAGGGGATATCTCGAGACTTGGCATCATCTGGCTCTCGTGCTGGGGATCGACGCGCGCCTCGCCTCGCGGAGCCTCGACGAGGCGAAAGCATTGGCCGAGCTCATTGGGCGCCGGCAGTTCCGCCCCTCGCCGGAGGGGCGGCGGCTCATGCACGATCTGATGGTGGTGAGCGAGGGGCTATTTCCGATTCCCGGTTACGGGACGAGCTTGATGCACTTCTTCCTCGACGAGAGTGTCTTCGGAATCAACCTCGCCGAAACCCTCGATTTGCCGCCCGCCAACTGGACGCGTGTCCTGGTGCGCGCCCGTGCCGCGCAGAAGCAGGTGATTTTCCGCTGGTTGAATCGCGTCCCAGGGGCTCGGGCGCGCCGCAGGGTCGTCTCATCGTACTTTGCGCAAAAGCTCATTCTGTGGAAACGACCGGACAAGCAATCGCCCTTCGAGGTCCCGCCCGACCTTTTGCAGCGATGGCGCCTCACGGCGCCGAAGATGTAG
- a CDS encoding sigma-70 family RNA polymerase sigma factor: MGRAEDGESFPHTPPSAVLGVRDDNPAERERSLKVLARRYWKPVYKYIRLRWRKTALEAEEFTQEFFLLATAKNIFSSFDPQRARFRTFVRVCVDRFVASYQRHRHAKKRGGGIAFVPFDFEAAELEIGIQRDDATVYNAEELFEAEWVKSLLQSAVECLREECERKGKLVHFQAFELFHLAEEQDRPSYEAIAAQLGISVNDVNNRLVYARRHFRAAILMALRECTASEEELNAEARIVLGDGP, from the coding sequence ATGGGGCGCGCGGAGGACGGAGAGAGCTTTCCCCACACTCCGCCTTCGGCGGTCCTCGGCGTGCGCGATGACAATCCCGCCGAGCGCGAGCGGTCGCTAAAGGTTCTGGCACGGAGGTATTGGAAGCCCGTCTACAAGTACATTCGGCTCCGCTGGCGAAAAACGGCGCTCGAGGCCGAGGAATTTACACAGGAATTCTTCTTGCTCGCCACGGCGAAGAATATCTTTTCGAGCTTCGATCCGCAGCGCGCGCGTTTTCGTACCTTCGTCCGTGTCTGTGTCGATCGTTTCGTGGCGAGCTACCAGCGGCATCGGCATGCCAAAAAGCGCGGTGGCGGCATTGCCTTCGTACCGTTCGATTTCGAGGCAGCCGAGCTCGAAATTGGTATTCAGCGCGACGATGCGACGGTCTACAATGCCGAAGAGTTGTTCGAGGCCGAGTGGGTGAAGAGTCTTCTTCAGAGTGCCGTGGAGTGCCTGCGTGAGGAGTGTGAACGCAAAGGTAAGCTCGTCCACTTCCAAGCTTTCGAGTTGTTTCATCTTGCCGAGGAACAGGACCGGCCATCGTACGAGGCCATTGCCGCCCAACTGGGGATTTCGGTCAACGACGTGAACAATCGGCTGGTGTACGCACGCCGTCACTTTCGCGCAGCCATTCTCATGGCCCTTCGCGAATGTACGGCAAGCGAGGAAGAGCTGAACGCCGAAGCCCGTATCGTGCTGGGGGACGGTCCCTGA